A single genomic interval of Sceloporus undulatus isolate JIND9_A2432 ecotype Alabama chromosome 2, SceUnd_v1.1, whole genome shotgun sequence harbors:
- the EIF3G gene encoding LOW QUALITY PROTEIN: eukaryotic translation initiation factor 3 subunit G (The sequence of the model RefSeq protein was modified relative to this genomic sequence to represent the inferred CDS: inserted 8 bases in 6 codons), translating to MDSDVIASCLANETYGPRSPPSTEWLWDKCITSELLKDIPLTRVLRWERSGGGGGGGRPLPSPKEXVNGNIKTVTESRRGRWPPKVKVNQSRTFRIETRKASKAVARRKVWKKFWKFRVDAPGRSVXTTTVSDDVFMTFITSKEDLNCXEEEDPLNKLKGQKIVSCRICXGDHWTTRCLYKDTLGPMQKELAEQLGLSTGXKEKLPGEPEPVQAQQNRLGRXCPSSLRDGASRRGESMQPNRRGELA from the exons ATGGATTCAGATGTAATTGCTTCATGTCTAGCTAATGAAACGTATGGCCCCCGCTCTCCACCAAGCACAGAATGGCTGTGGG ATAAATGCATCACCAGTGAACTGCTCAAGGATATCCCCCTAACGAGGGTGCTGAGGTGGGAGCGAAGCGGAGGCGGAGGTGGAGGCGGAA GACCCCTACCATCCCCCAAGGA TGTGAATggaaacattaaaacagtgacTGAATCGAGAAGAGGAAGATGGCCGCCTAAAGTGAAGGTGA ATCAATCTCGGACCTTTCGTATTGAAACCCGGAAGGCCTCTAAGGCTGTTGCAAGGCGAAAGGTA TGGAAGAAATTTTGGAAATTCAGAGTCGATGCTCCTGGCCGAAGTG GCACAACCACTGTGAGTGATGATGTCTTCATGACTTTCATCACCAGCAAGGAG GACCTGAACT CAGAGGAGGAAGACCCGCTGAACAAGTTGAAAGGGCAAAAGATTGTGTCCTGCCGTATCT AAGGGGATCACTGGACCACTCGTTGCCTCTACAAGGACACCCTGGGACCCATGCAGAAGGAGCTGGCTGAGCAGTTGGGGCTCTCCACAG GAAAGGAGAAACTGCCAGGAG AACCAGAGCCTGTTCAAGCCCAGCAAAACAGACTGGGAAG TTGTCCCTCCAGCCTGAGGGATGGAGCTAGCCGCAGGGGAGAATCCATGCAGCCGAATCGCAGAGGTGAGCTTGCGTAG